One region of Solanum pennellii chromosome 6, SPENNV200 genomic DNA includes:
- the LOC107022131 gene encoding uncharacterized protein LOC107022131: MPTDRLAKWQILLTEFDFVYVTRTAMKTQALADHMAENPIDDEYKPLKTYFPDEEINSVEEEIPDNDPRMARAYNKKVRPRNFEVGQLVVKRILPHQDEAKGKFAPNWQVPYVVKQVLSKGDLQLTDMEGKATDTIVNADSIKRYYI; the protein is encoded by the exons aTGCCGACGGATAGGTTGGCAAAATGGCAGATTTTGCTTACCGAATTTGATTTTGTGTATGTTACTCGCACCGCCATGAAAACACAAGCGTTGGCCGATCATATGGCAGAGAATCCGATTGATGATGAATACAAACCCTTAAAGACATACTTCCCTGATGAAGAGATCAACTCTGTCGAGGAAGAAATTCCTGATAATGACCCC AGGATGGCTCGGGCTTATAATAAGAAAGTACGCCCAAGAAATTTTGAAGTGGGTCAACTTGTTGTGAAACGTATCCTTCCCCACCAAGACGAGGCCAAGGGAAAGTTTGCTCCAAATTGGCAAGTCCCTTATGTTGTTAAGCAAGTGTTATCCAAAGGAGATTTGCAATTGACAGATATGGAGGGAAAGGCGACCGACACGATTGTCAATGCAGATTCAATCAAGAGATACTACATTTAG